Proteins co-encoded in one Streptomyces sp. SLBN-31 genomic window:
- the araD gene encoding L-arabinonate dehydratase, which translates to MTGRERMSEEELRSHQWYGTEGQLRTWSHNARMRQLGYEAEEYRGRPVIAVLNTWSEINPCHVHLRERAEAVKRGVWQAGGFPLEFPVATLSETYQKPTPMLYRNLLAMETEELLRSYPIDAAVLLGGCDKSTPALLMGAASADVPSLFVPAGPMLPGHWRGETLGSGTDMWKYWDEHRAGNLTDCELRELQGRLARSPGHCMTMGTASTMTAAAEALGMTLPGASSIPAVDSGHERMAAASGRRAVELAWTGLKPSQILTPEAFEDAVTTVLGLGGSTNAVIHLIAMAGRAGVDLTLDDFDRIARTVPVLANVRPGGRTYLMEDFHFAGGLPAFLSRITDLLHLDRPTVNGTLGEQLEGAVVHDDDVIRTRENPVAPEGGVAVLRGNLCPDGAVIKHIAAEQHLLKHTGRAVVFDDYKTMQRTIDEPELHITADTVLVLRNSGPKGGPGMPEYGMLPIPDHLLKQGVRDMVRISDARMSGTSYGACVLHVAPESYVGGPLALVRTGDSITLDVEARTLRLDVDESELERRRAEWTPPPTRYERGYGALYNEQITQADTGCDFEFLARPGKAPDPYAG; encoded by the coding sequence ATGACCGGCCGAGAGCGGATGAGCGAGGAGGAACTGCGCAGCCATCAGTGGTACGGCACCGAGGGTCAGTTGCGGACCTGGTCGCACAACGCCCGGATGCGCCAGCTCGGTTACGAGGCGGAGGAGTACCGGGGCCGCCCGGTGATCGCCGTCCTGAATACCTGGTCCGAGATCAACCCCTGCCACGTCCATCTGCGCGAGCGCGCCGAGGCGGTCAAGCGCGGGGTGTGGCAAGCCGGTGGCTTCCCACTGGAATTCCCGGTCGCCACGCTCTCCGAGACGTACCAGAAGCCCACCCCGATGCTCTACCGCAACCTGCTCGCGATGGAGACGGAGGAACTGCTGCGGTCGTATCCGATCGACGCGGCGGTGCTGCTCGGGGGCTGCGACAAGTCGACGCCGGCGCTGCTGATGGGCGCGGCCTCGGCCGACGTGCCGTCGCTCTTCGTGCCCGCCGGGCCGATGCTGCCCGGGCACTGGCGCGGGGAGACCCTCGGCTCCGGCACCGACATGTGGAAGTACTGGGACGAGCACCGCGCCGGCAACCTCACCGACTGCGAACTGCGCGAACTCCAGGGCCGGTTGGCGCGTTCCCCGGGGCACTGCATGACCATGGGGACCGCGTCCACGATGACCGCGGCGGCGGAGGCCCTCGGCATGACCCTGCCGGGCGCCTCCTCGATCCCGGCCGTCGACTCCGGGCACGAGCGGATGGCAGCCGCCTCCGGACGCCGTGCCGTGGAGCTGGCCTGGACCGGGCTGAAGCCGTCGCAGATCCTCACCCCCGAGGCCTTCGAGGACGCCGTCACCACGGTGCTCGGACTCGGCGGCTCCACCAACGCCGTCATCCACCTGATCGCCATGGCCGGCCGGGCGGGCGTCGACCTCACCCTGGACGACTTCGACCGCATCGCGCGCACCGTGCCGGTGCTGGCGAACGTCCGGCCCGGCGGACGGACGTACCTCATGGAGGACTTCCACTTCGCCGGCGGCCTGCCCGCCTTCCTCTCCCGGATCACCGACCTGCTGCACCTGGACCGGCCGACCGTCAACGGCACCCTGGGCGAGCAACTGGAGGGCGCCGTCGTCCACGACGACGACGTCATCCGCACCCGCGAGAACCCCGTCGCCCCCGAGGGCGGTGTCGCGGTCCTGCGCGGCAACCTCTGTCCCGACGGCGCCGTCATCAAGCACATCGCCGCCGAGCAGCACCTGCTGAAGCACACCGGTCGCGCGGTCGTCTTCGACGACTACAAGACCATGCAACGCACCATCGACGAACCGGAGTTGCACATCACCGCCGACACCGTGCTGGTGCTGCGCAACTCGGGACCCAAGGGCGGCCCCGGCATGCCCGAGTACGGCATGCTGCCCATCCCCGACCACCTTCTCAAGCAGGGTGTGCGGGACATGGTGCGGATCTCCGACGCCCGGATGAGCGGCACGAGTTACGGCGCGTGCGTCCTGCACGTGGCACCCGAGTCGTACGTAGGAGGACCGCTGGCCCTCGTCCGCACCGGCGACTCGATCACCCTGGACGTCGAGGCCCGGACCCTGCGACTGGACGTCGACGAAAGCGAGTTGGAGCGCCGAAGGGCGGAGTGGACGCCGCCGCCCACCCGCTACGAGCGCGGCTACGGCGCGCTCTACAACGAGCAGATCACCCAGGCGGACACCGGCTGCGACTTCGAGTTCCTGGCAAGGCCGGGCAAGGCCCCTGACCCGTACGCAGGTTGA
- a CDS encoding dihydrodipicolinate synthase family protein, whose amino-acid sequence MSGVTFETQRAALADVVAIPVTPFAEDGSVDTVAHRALLRRLLDGGVRILTPNGNTGEFYALTPEERRLVTELTVDEAGAGAAILVGVGHDVPTAIASARHARELGAQMVMVHQPVHPYVSQAGWVDYHRAIAEAVPELGVVPYIRNAQLSGARLAQLGEACPNVIGVKYAAPDAAKFAAFARDAGLDRFVWVAGLAEPYAPSYFSAGATGFTSGLVNVAPSVSLNMIEALRSGDYPAAMKVWEQIRRFEELRAAHGSANNVTVVKEALASLGLCRRDVRPPSRTLPEDERAEVAAIAAGWAI is encoded by the coding sequence ATGAGCGGCGTGACGTTCGAGACCCAGCGGGCGGCCCTGGCCGACGTGGTGGCGATCCCGGTGACCCCGTTCGCCGAGGACGGCTCCGTCGACACCGTCGCCCACCGGGCCCTGCTGCGTCGGCTGCTCGACGGCGGCGTCCGCATCCTGACCCCCAACGGCAACACCGGCGAGTTCTACGCCCTCACCCCCGAGGAGCGCCGCCTGGTCACCGAGCTGACCGTCGACGAGGCGGGCGCCGGCGCCGCGATCCTCGTCGGGGTCGGCCACGACGTGCCCACCGCCATCGCCTCCGCACGGCACGCCCGCGAACTCGGCGCCCAGATGGTGATGGTCCACCAGCCCGTCCACCCCTACGTCTCCCAGGCCGGCTGGGTCGACTACCACCGCGCCATCGCCGAGGCCGTTCCCGAGCTGGGCGTCGTCCCGTACATCCGCAACGCCCAGCTGTCCGGAGCCCGGCTCGCCCAGCTCGGCGAGGCCTGCCCGAACGTCATCGGCGTCAAGTACGCCGCCCCGGACGCCGCCAAGTTCGCGGCCTTCGCGCGGGACGCGGGGCTCGACCGCTTCGTGTGGGTGGCCGGACTCGCCGAGCCCTACGCGCCCTCCTACTTCTCCGCGGGCGCCACCGGCTTCACCTCCGGCCTGGTCAACGTCGCCCCCTCCGTGTCGCTGAACATGATCGAGGCGCTCCGGTCCGGCGACTACCCGGCCGCCATGAAGGTCTGGGAGCAGATCCGCCGCTTCGAGGAACTGCGCGCCGCGCACGGTTCCGCCAACAACGTCACCGTCGTCAAGGAGGCCCTCGCCTCCCTCGGCCTGTGCCGCCGCGACGTCCGGCCGCCGAGCCGGACGCTGCCCGAGGACGAGCGCGCCGAGGTCGCCGCGATAGCCGCCGGGTGGGCGATATGA
- a CDS encoding MFS transporter — protein sequence MTTSTWPLVRVLRDRRARLCLAALLVSGFGTSALWLASGVWVRDLTGSDGLAALCMLALWAPTPAGPALGTLADRMRRKPLLITLNLLPAALLPALLAVDSPGRLWLLFTVLFVYGTASVVHEAAKSALVAAAVAPELLGDFNGLRTTAVEGMKLLAPPAGAGVYAACGGPSVALLDAATFVCAAALYACVRVREMRPEPATRAWRAQTAEGARFLWGHRRLRPLVVAGGATMLCAGLNGALVYAVVDGLGHSPAYAGALYAAQGAGSVAVGLVSGAGLRRLGERRFAACGIALTAVAVAGRAVPSDPVALACGAAIGAGLPCVLIAAMTAVQRGTADALLGRVTATAGTLMYAPNVVGLALGAGLVEVTGFRPLLLAVGAGLLATAVSLRQRDASAERTASRSSSDANPA from the coding sequence ATGACGACATCGACCTGGCCCCTGGTGCGCGTGCTGCGGGACCGCCGCGCGCGGCTGTGTCTCGCCGCCCTGCTGGTCTCCGGTTTCGGTACCTCCGCGCTGTGGCTGGCCTCCGGGGTGTGGGTGAGGGACCTGACCGGTTCGGACGGCCTCGCCGCCCTGTGCATGCTCGCCCTGTGGGCGCCCACGCCGGCCGGGCCGGCGCTGGGCACGCTCGCCGACCGGATGCGCCGCAAGCCGCTGCTGATCACGCTCAACCTGCTGCCGGCGGCCCTGCTGCCCGCCCTCCTGGCCGTCGACTCCCCCGGCCGGCTGTGGCTGCTGTTCACCGTGCTGTTCGTGTACGGCACCGCCTCGGTCGTGCACGAGGCGGCCAAGTCCGCGCTCGTCGCCGCCGCCGTCGCCCCGGAGCTGCTCGGCGACTTCAACGGCCTGCGCACCACGGCCGTCGAGGGCATGAAACTGCTGGCCCCGCCGGCGGGCGCCGGTGTCTACGCGGCCTGCGGCGGTCCGAGCGTGGCCCTGCTGGACGCGGCGACCTTCGTGTGCGCGGCGGCGCTCTACGCGTGTGTGCGGGTGCGGGAGATGCGGCCGGAGCCGGCCACGCGCGCGTGGCGAGCGCAGACCGCCGAGGGCGCCCGCTTCCTGTGGGGGCACCGCCGCCTGCGCCCCCTGGTCGTGGCGGGCGGGGCGACGATGCTGTGCGCCGGCCTCAACGGCGCGCTGGTCTACGCCGTCGTCGACGGTCTGGGGCACTCCCCCGCCTACGCGGGCGCGCTCTACGCGGCGCAGGGCGCCGGTTCGGTCGCGGTCGGGCTGGTCAGCGGGGCCGGGCTGCGGCGGCTCGGGGAACGCCGGTTCGCCGCGTGCGGGATCGCTCTTACGGCGGTCGCGGTAGCGGGGCGGGCGGTGCCGTCCGACCCGGTGGCGCTGGCGTGCGGCGCGGCGATCGGGGCGGGACTGCCCTGCGTGCTGATCGCCGCGATGACCGCCGTACAGCGTGGAACCGCGGACGCGCTGCTCGGGAGGGTCACCGCGACCGCCGGCACCCTGATGTACGCCCCGAACGTCGTCGGCCTCGCCCTGGGCGCCGGTCTGGTCGAAGTCACCGGCTTCCGGCCGCTGTTGCTGGCCGTGGGCGCGGGACTGCTGGCGACGGCGGTCTCGCTGCGTCAGCGGGACGCCAGTGCCGAGCGCACCGCCTCCAGGTCGTCGTCGGACGCCAACCCGGCGTGA
- a CDS encoding GntR family transcriptional regulator — protein sequence MTSVPTPIPSRTQYVLDAIKHRILTGQLTPGQALVETELAAQFGVSKTPVREALKTLAGTGLVVMNQYKGVTVRMVDADMAREVYDVRLLLEPEALKRAVRRKASLAAARDALTRADEATDTAERSLANREFHRALYLPCGNPLLGRMLDEVRDQAALVSAVAWAASPSWEREAGEHREILRLALDGDADGAARALHDHIASFVRRAFPQAAELPMATEEEGQE from the coding sequence ATGACCTCTGTGCCCACGCCGATCCCGTCCCGCACGCAGTACGTGCTGGACGCGATCAAACACCGCATCCTCACCGGGCAGTTGACGCCGGGACAGGCTCTGGTCGAGACCGAGCTCGCCGCGCAGTTCGGGGTGTCCAAGACCCCCGTGCGGGAGGCCCTCAAGACCCTGGCCGGAACCGGGCTCGTCGTGATGAACCAGTACAAGGGCGTCACGGTGCGCATGGTGGACGCGGACATGGCGCGCGAGGTCTACGACGTACGGCTGCTGCTGGAGCCCGAGGCGCTGAAGCGCGCCGTACGCCGCAAAGCCTCCCTGGCCGCCGCGCGCGACGCCCTCACCCGGGCCGACGAGGCGACCGACACCGCCGAACGGTCCCTCGCCAACCGTGAGTTCCACCGCGCCCTCTACCTTCCCTGCGGCAATCCGCTGCTCGGCCGGATGCTCGACGAGGTCCGCGACCAGGCCGCCCTGGTCTCCGCGGTCGCCTGGGCGGCCTCACCCTCCTGGGAGCGGGAGGCCGGCGAGCACCGGGAGATCCTGCGGCTCGCCCTGGACGGCGACGCCGACGGTGCCGCGCGCGCCCTGCACGACCACATCGCGTCGTTCGTGCGGCGGGCGTTTCCGCAGGCCGCGGAACTGCCCATGGCAACCGAAGAGGAAGGTCAGGAATGA
- a CDS encoding 5-dehydro-4-deoxyglucarate dehydratase, with protein sequence MTPAPLAARLSIPSGPLFFPVTAYRPDGSLDLGAYRTHVRQGVEAGAAAVFACCGTGEFHALTPEEFQTCVRAAVEETAGRVPVVAGAGYGTALAVRYARLAEDAGADGLLAMPPYLVVAGQEGLLRHYREVAAATALPVIVYQRDNALFTPETVVELARTDGIIGFKDGLGDLDLMQRVISAVRTETSGDFLYFNGLPTAEQTQLAYRAIGVPLYSSAVFCFAPELALAFHAALNSGDDTTARRLLDGFYRPFVELRAQGRGYAVSLVKAGVRLRGLDVGEVRPPLHEPTEDHVKQLARLIERGHALLEEGK encoded by the coding sequence GTGACGCCTGCCCCCCTCGCCGCTCGCCTCAGCATCCCGAGCGGGCCGCTGTTCTTCCCGGTCACCGCCTACCGCCCGGACGGCTCCCTCGACCTGGGCGCCTACCGCACCCATGTGCGCCAGGGCGTCGAGGCCGGGGCCGCCGCGGTGTTCGCCTGCTGCGGCACCGGCGAGTTCCACGCGCTCACGCCGGAGGAGTTCCAGACGTGCGTGCGGGCTGCGGTCGAGGAGACGGCGGGGCGGGTGCCGGTCGTCGCGGGTGCCGGGTACGGCACCGCGCTCGCCGTGCGCTACGCGCGCCTGGCCGAGGACGCCGGCGCCGACGGGCTGCTCGCCATGCCGCCGTACCTGGTGGTCGCCGGGCAGGAGGGGCTGCTGCGCCACTACCGCGAGGTGGCCGCCGCTACCGCGCTGCCGGTGATCGTCTACCAGCGCGACAACGCCCTGTTCACCCCCGAGACCGTGGTCGAACTGGCCCGCACGGACGGGATCATCGGCTTCAAGGACGGCCTCGGCGACCTCGACCTGATGCAGCGCGTCATCAGCGCCGTCCGCACCGAGACCTCCGGCGACTTCCTCTACTTCAACGGCCTGCCGACCGCCGAGCAGACCCAGCTCGCCTACCGCGCCATCGGCGTCCCGCTGTACTCCTCCGCCGTGTTCTGCTTCGCCCCGGAACTCGCCCTCGCCTTCCACGCGGCCCTGAACTCCGGTGACGACACCACCGCCCGCCGGCTCCTGGACGGCTTCTACCGCCCCTTCGTCGAACTGCGCGCCCAGGGCCGCGGATACGCCGTGTCCCTGGTCAAGGCCGGTGTACGACTGCGCGGACTGGACGTCGGCGAGGTCCGGCCGCCGCTGCACGAGCCGACCGAGGACCACGTGAAGCAACTGGCCCGGCTGATCGAGCGCGGCCACGCGCTGTTGGAGGAGGGCAAGTGA
- a CDS encoding TIGR03086 family metal-binding protein: MTDTILDLGPQARIIARLAEGVRDEQLAAPTPCPGSAVRNMLGHVLHLSVAFRDAARKDLGVTTDGNPGAAAPEIPPGWREELPKALDELADAWRDPAAWTGMTRAGGVDLPGEVAAAVAVDELVIHGWDLARATGLPYTPDPAALRMSYDFLFAAAEDPSRGGGIFGPVVPVLADAPLLDRAVGLSGRDPGWTA, translated from the coding sequence ATGACCGACACGATCCTGGACCTCGGACCACAGGCACGGATCATCGCGCGGCTCGCGGAGGGCGTGCGGGACGAGCAGCTGGCGGCGCCCACGCCCTGCCCCGGCTCCGCGGTGCGCAACATGCTGGGCCACGTGCTGCACCTGTCCGTCGCCTTCCGCGACGCCGCCCGCAAGGACCTGGGCGTCACGACCGACGGCAACCCGGGCGCCGCCGCCCCGGAGATCCCCCCGGGCTGGCGCGAGGAACTGCCCAAGGCCCTCGACGAACTGGCCGACGCCTGGCGCGACCCGGCGGCCTGGACCGGCATGACCAGGGCGGGCGGAGTGGACCTGCCCGGCGAGGTCGCCGCCGCCGTCGCGGTCGACGAACTGGTCATCCACGGCTGGGACCTGGCGCGCGCCACCGGCCTGCCGTACACCCCCGACCCGGCCGCGCTGCGGATGTCGTACGACTTCCTGTTCGCGGCGGCGGAGGATCCCAGTCGGGGCGGCGGCATCTTCGGCCCGGTCGTCCCGGTCCTGGCGGACGCACCGCTGCTCGACCGGGCGGTGGGCCTGAGCGGACGGGACCCGGGCTGGACGGCCTAG